The DNA segment CGTTTCAGCGTTTCTAAAACTGACGCCGTTAAAACCAGTATTCCTGCTGGAAAGCGTGGAAAAGAATGAAACGCTGGGAAGATATTCCTTTATCGGGATTCTTCCAAAGCAATTTTTTGTGCTGGAAGAACCTTCGGAGGCAAATGCCTATTTTCAACTCCTGGAACAGCAGATACAGTCGCTCCCGAACAAAGAGAATGGCCGATTGTCTTCCGGCTTAATTGGATTTCTTTCTTATCCGATATGCTCTTTGCTTCACCCCAAGCTAAAAGTGAAGCGTTCGAGTGATCCGCTTGCGGGCTTTGTTCTGCCTTCCGCAATTCTGTCGTTTGATCATCTGAAGAACAGAATTTATTTGAATTCCATCTTGAACGAAGGGGAGCAAACGAACCTCGCGCAAGAAATTCGAACCTGTTTGCGCACTCTTCTTCCCTTACCCCGTTCCGGCCGTTCCTCCGAACCAAAATCGAATCTTTCCCAGTCTGAATTTTGCGCGATGGTGGAACGCGCCAAGGAATTCATCGCAGCAGGCGACATTTATCAAGTTGTTCTTTCCACACAATTTGAAGGAGAGAGCGAAGCGGATCCATTCCAGATGTATCGCGCGTTACGGATGATCAATCCTTCGCCTTACATGTTCTATTTGAATTTTCAGGATCGTTT comes from the bacterium genome and includes:
- a CDS encoding anthranilate synthase component I family protein — translated: MSNEFAADLETPVSAFLKLTPLKPVFLLESVEKNETLGRYSFIGILPKQFFVLEEPSEANAYFQLLEQQIQSLPNKENGRLSSGLIGFLSYPICSLLHPKLKVKRSSDPLAGFVLPSAILSFDHLKNRIYLNSILNEGEQTNLAQEIRTCLRTLLPLPRSGRSSEPKSNLSQSEFCAMVERAKEFIAAGDIYQVVLSTQFEGESEADPFQMYRALRMINPSPYMFYLNFQDRFQFFGSSPETMVRTEGSKILLRPIAGTRPRGKDDVQDKHFETELMHDEKEKAEHLMLLDLARNDLGRLAIPGSVRVTEFMKVERYSHVMHLVSTVESNVAKAPSLQDLLSSVFPAGTVSGAPKVRAMQIIEELEPHSRGLYAGSVGYFGSRGVLDHCIAIRSLQYQQGRYRFTAGAGIVSDSRPEREYEEISNKAMALRTMLRMAEEPL